ATGTCGATAGCCAAATTGACAGACAATTTCATGGCCTCGACAAAATGGCCCTGCTAAACCGACTCCAGGATAACGAGATAATGACATGGCTAGTTCAACTTAATTTGAGCAGCTTTTAAGGCAATACTGGTACCATTAACCTTAACGTTTGTCCCTTTAATAGTAATGTTGGTGCCTTCGATAGAAATCGAACCGTCGCTGCTCATTTTGATTGATGCGCTGCCGGTTTTAATGACAATTTCATTACCCGCTTCAATATTAAGTACTTTACCGACTTTTAAGCTGTCATTATTGGCTATGTCTTCTAGTCGATCATTACCAATTTTAACGTTATCGTTATTAACGATGTCAGTGAAACGGTCGTTGCCTATGGTGTCTTTTTGATCATGTTTTACATTTAATAGATGATCTTTTTCTGCTTGGAGGAATAATAACTCTTTGCCTTTTTCATCGTCAAAACGTAACTCATTGAAATTGTCGGCACCACCGTCTTTAGTACTATGGGTTTTAATCCCAGACTGAGTCTTTTTAGCCGGTAATGCATAAGGAGGCATTAAGTCTGCGTTATAAACAGCACCGCTGATAATCGGTTGATCAGGGTCACCATTGATAAACTCAACTAACACCTCCTGGCCTACCCGAGGGAAGAAAAATGCACCCCACTTGTTGCCAGCCCAACTTTGTGCGACACGGATCCAACATGAACTTTTACTATTGAACTCGCCTTCACGATCCCAATGAAACTGTACTTTTACACGGCCAAATTTATCAATATGTTGTTCATCACCAGGTTCACCAGTCACTACCGCGGTTTGTACGCCATTAATTAATGGTTTACGTAAATGAAGCTGTGAGCGATAAGGAGTACTTTTAGGCACACATTCAAAATCATTTTGATAAACACTGCCAGACATTGATTGGCTTGTGCCTGACTGATTAGGCTGAGTAGCCGACGTTCTCAGCGAGCTTATAACAAAGCTCTTGCCTTTATAACTCGCGTTTTCATGATCTTTGAAAGTAAAAAACTTACCCACCATAAAACTACGACAATCGCCTTGACCGCTGCATTTATTCATGTCTTTTTGCAGGGCTTCAAGTTGATTATTGGCAAACGGTTGAGCGCGCTTATTGAACTCAGATTCGCCCAAATAATCGTATACCTCAAGTGCACTTTGCTCAGGAAGATTTGCGTTAGTATGATTACCTGATGGGTATAATTTAGGTTGTTCGTAGTCGTAACCTTTTTGAATAAAACCGCCGCTCACCATGCTCATGCCGCCTTGCCAATGAGACACGTGCGACTCGGCTAAATGACCTGAGAAACAACGAACCTTCTCTTCTGCACAAGGTTTATAGGCGTTTATATCATCAGCAAGTACTAGGGTATGAGCACCAACACTATGCTCGAAGAAGAAGAAAATTCCCTCTTGCTGTAATAAACGACAAACAAAATCGACATCTGATTCTAAATACTGCACACAGTATTCATACTTAGGGTATGTGTTGGTGGTTTTATTTTGAAATTCAACTTTATGTTGACCAAACAAGTCTTTAACAATATCAATGACTGACTTATTTTGAAAAATTCGACAATTACTGCGTTTTTTCATCAATGCCATCTGAGGTACTATAACGGCTTGATAATCTATATAATTCTGTGCATCGTCTGACGCTGCGGTCCGCATTCCAGCAGACTCAAGATGACTTACCACCCCATGAAAGTATCGAACTGCACCATTACTTTCGGCATTACGTAAAGTAATACAAACATTTTTACCCACTAAACTGTCGAGACTAATCTGGGTGCCAACGGTGAACATGGAGACGCTGATTGAAAAAAGCTGAGAGATGGCTTCTGTGGCAGTAAAATGCGTTAGGTACAGAGTATCCTTACCTAATGGCGTTGTGATACTGATGATATTATTTTTTTGAGTGGCCTTAAGCATTCCTTGCCTCAGTCTTTAAGAGTAAAGATCTTGGGGAACAAGTTCCCCAAGATATAAGATCACAAACAACTTACATTTGTTGACCTTTAACACCGCTGTAGCCATAACGTAGCGCTGCAGTAATGTTGTTTTTATCATCAGTTGGCGTAACAGCCATCATCATTTCAGTGTAGCTAATAGTGATTGTCTCTACAGGACGGTCACCATGAACTGAAACACTGTAGCTAGAGATCATTGCATCTGTTAATTCGATTTGCATGATTTCTTCGATTTTGTCACCTTGCTTAGTGATGTGGAAAACCGCTTTTTTACCTTTACCGATAGTCGCTTCTTTGAACAAGTCAGTAGAAGAATTATCTTGTAATTTAGTAATGGTCACATCACCTAAACGAGTTGAG
The nucleotide sequence above comes from Shewanella sp. Arc9-LZ. Encoded proteins:
- a CDS encoding type VI secretion system tip protein VgrG, giving the protein MLKATQKNNIISITTPLGKDTLYLTHFTATEAISQLFSISVSMFTVGTQISLDSLVGKNVCITLRNAESNGAVRYFHGVVSHLESAGMRTAASDDAQNYIDYQAVIVPQMALMKKRSNCRIFQNKSVIDIVKDLFGQHKVEFQNKTTNTYPKYEYCVQYLESDVDFVCRLLQQEGIFFFFEHSVGAHTLVLADDINAYKPCAEEKVRCFSGHLAESHVSHWQGGMSMVSGGFIQKGYDYEQPKLYPSGNHTNANLPEQSALEVYDYLGESEFNKRAQPFANNQLEALQKDMNKCSGQGDCRSFMVGKFFTFKDHENASYKGKSFVISSLRTSATQPNQSGTSQSMSGSVYQNDFECVPKSTPYRSQLHLRKPLINGVQTAVVTGEPGDEQHIDKFGRVKVQFHWDREGEFNSKSSCWIRVAQSWAGNKWGAFFFPRVGQEVLVEFINGDPDQPIISGAVYNADLMPPYALPAKKTQSGIKTHSTKDGGADNFNELRFDDEKGKELLFLQAEKDHLLNVKHDQKDTIGNDRFTDIVNNDNVKIGNDRLEDIANNDSLKVGKVLNIEAGNEIVIKTGSASIKMSSDGSISIEGTNITIKGTNVKVNGTSIALKAAQIKLN
- a CDS encoding type VI secretion system tube protein Hcp; amino-acid sequence: MQANTYLNYEGIKGETTAEEFKDLITVLSVDWNISREITSFTGTAKDREASSTRLGDVTITKLQDNSSTDLFKEATIGKGKKAVFHITKQGDKIEEIMQIELTDAMISSYSVSVHGDRPVETITISYTEMMMAVTPTDDKNNITAALRYGYSGVKGQQM